A region of Plantactinospora sp. BC1 DNA encodes the following proteins:
- a CDS encoding sensor histidine kinase encodes MRYDRADRAWTPLLIVSAGVSVSEVFTTAGWLPLVAILPAFVAGRRMASLSVALWVFTAAAFAGLAVALWRSTNPLSYWLTLVLLLFVVSVLPWWVGRYRRLSAEHGERERTIVAGQARLRERATIARDMHDSLGHELALIALHSGALELAGDLTDKHRHAAGALRASAVRATERLRDILRVLGNADAAADLQPADESVDELVRRAVTAGMRVRLRRDGSGPTWLPMSSQAVHRVVQESLTNAARHAPGAQVTVTITRQHAGTRIDVVNEAPARPGDGSGSGQGLIGLDERVRLVGGRLEAGPRPDGGWAVTAVLPDEAGSRLDDGPAGFELQGTRRLTRRRQMQSAALPLGAALLLVAALAILQMYTVSRTGLSDELYQHLRLGQTRAQIQPQLPPREIDPLPRILNEPPTPAGSTCAYFQAGTSMFSDAASVYRLCFSDEDLLVAKDRMEKV; translated from the coding sequence GTGCGTTACGACCGGGCGGACCGGGCGTGGACACCGCTGCTGATCGTGTCGGCCGGGGTGTCGGTCTCGGAGGTCTTCACCACCGCCGGCTGGCTGCCCCTGGTGGCAATCCTGCCGGCTTTCGTTGCCGGGCGGCGGATGGCCTCGCTCTCGGTCGCGCTCTGGGTTTTCACGGCGGCGGCGTTCGCCGGGCTCGCGGTGGCGCTGTGGCGCTCCACCAATCCGTTGTCGTACTGGCTCACGCTGGTCCTGCTGTTGTTCGTCGTCTCGGTGCTGCCGTGGTGGGTGGGCCGCTACCGGCGCCTGAGTGCCGAGCACGGCGAGCGCGAGCGCACGATCGTCGCGGGACAGGCCCGGCTGCGCGAGCGGGCGACGATCGCCCGGGACATGCATGACTCGCTCGGACACGAACTGGCCCTGATCGCGCTGCACAGCGGTGCGCTGGAACTGGCCGGCGACCTCACCGACAAGCACCGTCACGCCGCCGGCGCACTGCGGGCGAGCGCGGTCCGGGCCACCGAACGGCTGCGCGACATCCTCCGGGTACTCGGCAACGCCGATGCCGCCGCCGACCTGCAACCCGCCGACGAGAGCGTCGACGAGCTGGTCCGCCGCGCCGTCACGGCCGGCATGCGGGTGCGGCTCCGCCGTGACGGATCAGGCCCGACATGGTTGCCGATGAGCAGCCAGGCGGTGCACCGCGTGGTCCAGGAGTCGTTGACGAACGCCGCCCGACACGCACCCGGAGCGCAGGTCACCGTCACTATCACCCGCCAGCACGCCGGCACCCGCATCGACGTCGTGAACGAGGCACCGGCGCGGCCGGGCGACGGTAGCGGCAGCGGGCAGGGGCTGATCGGGCTGGACGAGCGGGTCCGGCTGGTCGGCGGCCGACTCGAAGCCGGACCCCGGCCGGACGGCGGCTGGGCCGTCACCGCGGTGCTGCCCGACGAGGCCGGATCGCGGCTCGACGACGGTCCCGCCGGATTCGAACTGCAAGGCACGAGGCGGCTCACCCGCCGCCGGCAGATGCAGTCCGCCGCCCTTCCCCTCGGCGCCGCGCTCCTGCTCGTCGCGGCCCTCGCCATCCTGCAGATGTACACCGTGTCACGCACCGGGCTCTCCGACGAGCTGTACCAACACCTGCGGCTCGGCCAGACGCGTGCACAGATCCAGCCGCAGTTGCCGCCACGCGAGATCGACCCGCTGCCGCGAATCCTGAACGAGCCACCGACCCCGGCCGGCTCGACCTGCGCCTACTTCCAGGCCGGTACCAGCATGTTCAGCGACGCCGCCAGCGTCTACCGACTCTGTTTCAGCGACGAAGACCTACTCGTCGCCAAGGACCGGATGGAAAAGGTGTGA
- a CDS encoding ABC transporter ATP-binding protein — MIRAQGLHKRYGEKVAVDDLSFEVLPGMVTGFLGPNGAGKSTTMRLMLGLDHGGGETLFDGRRFGTIRHPIRQIGAVLEARAFHPTRTARNHLRMLAAGGGLPAARADEVLEFVGLAEVARKKPRSFSLGMAQRLGLAQALLGDPRTLILDEPANGLDPHGIHWLRDILKSLAAQGRTILVSSHLLSEMELMADELVVIGRGRMIYNGDVDGFVRQFTQATVQIRSPRSDRLAQVLKGTHGVEVEVADGGTLRVSGADAAAVGEIAFANNIPLHELTTLTASLETAFISATGASEEYVARQLSTAGGAA; from the coding sequence ATGATCAGAGCCCAAGGACTGCACAAACGGTACGGCGAGAAGGTCGCCGTCGATGATCTCTCGTTCGAGGTACTTCCGGGTATGGTGACGGGTTTCCTCGGTCCCAACGGGGCCGGCAAGTCCACCACCATGCGCCTGATGCTCGGTCTCGACCACGGCGGCGGCGAGACCCTGTTCGACGGACGCCGGTTCGGCACGATCCGGCATCCGATCCGCCAGATCGGTGCCGTACTGGAGGCCAGGGCGTTCCACCCGACCCGTACCGCCCGGAACCATCTGCGGATGCTGGCTGCCGGCGGCGGGCTCCCGGCGGCCCGGGCGGACGAGGTGTTGGAGTTCGTCGGGTTGGCGGAGGTGGCCCGGAAGAAGCCGCGGAGCTTCTCGTTGGGCATGGCGCAGCGGCTGGGGCTGGCGCAGGCCCTGTTGGGGGATCCGCGGACGCTGATTCTCGACGAGCCGGCCAACGGGCTGGACCCGCACGGCATCCACTGGCTGCGCGACATATTGAAGTCGCTCGCGGCGCAGGGGCGCACCATCCTCGTCTCCAGTCACCTGCTGTCGGAGATGGAGCTGATGGCCGACGAACTGGTGGTGATCGGCCGCGGAAGAATGATCTACAACGGCGACGTGGACGGGTTCGTGAGGCAGTTCACCCAGGCGACCGTCCAGATCCGCAGCCCCCGGTCCGACCGGCTCGCCCAGGTGCTGAAGGGTACCCACGGCGTCGAGGTCGAGGTCGCCGATGGCGGCACGCTGCGGGTGTCCGGGGCCGACGCGGCCGCCGTGGGCGAGATCGCGTTCGCCAACAACATCCCGCTGCACGAGCTGACCACTCTGACCGCGTCGCTGGAAACGGCGTTCATCTCCGCCACCGGCGCCTCCGAGGAGTACGTCGCCCGTCAGCTCAGCACGGCCGGCGGTGCCGCATGA